Within the Pseudomonas chlororaphis subsp. aurantiaca genome, the region TGGAAGCCATCGCCGCACCCCTGGGCCTGAGCGCCGGCGAGATCGCCCAGGTTCTGGCGCAACTGGAAGGTGAAGGTTATGTGCTGCGCGGCCGCTTCAGCCCCGGCGAGTCCCGGGAGGAATGGTGCGAACGGCATCTGCTGGCGCGGATTCATCGCTACACCGTCAAACGCCTGCGCCGGGAAATCGAACCGGTGTCGCTGCAGGACCTGATGCGTTTTCTGTTCGACTGGCAGCACCTGTCCAGCGCCACCCAGGGCCAGGGCAGCGCCATGCTGGCGCAGACGGTCGCCCAGTTCGAGGGCTATGCCGCCGCGGCCGGTGCCTGGGACAGCGACCTGCTGCCGGCGCGGATCAAGGATTACTCCGTCACCTGGCTGGATGAGCTGTGCCGCAACGGCAAGGTGGTCTGGAGCCGGCTCAGCGCCCCACACAAAGCCGCCGGTGCGACCCTGCGCAACACGCCGATCGTGTTGCTGCCCCGCAGCCAGGTCGCGCTGTGGAGCGGATTGGGCGCGCAGCCCGACAGCAGCGAGCTGTCGCCCAAGGCGCAGAAGGTCCATGAAGCCTTGCGCCAGCACGGCGCCTTGTTCTTCGATGAGTTACAGCACGAAGCCCATGTCCTGCGCACCGAACTGGAGATCGCCCTGCAGGAACTGGTGGCCGCCGGGCTGGTGAATGCCGACAGCTTTGCCGGCCTGCGCGCCTTGATCACCCCGGCCAGCAAGCGCCAGGCCCGCAGCAGCCGGCGCGGGCGCGGGGCGCTGGTCGGCGGCATGGACGATGCGGGGCGTTGGGCCCTGCTGCGGCGTCCGTCGCGGGTGCTGGAGGGCGTTGGCAGCCATGCGCAGGCACTCCCACCGGCCACCCTGGAACACATCGCCATGACCCTGTTGCGGCGTTATGGCGTGGTGTTCTGGCGCCTGCTGGAGCGCGAGGCCGACTGGCTGCCGAGCTGGCGCGAACTGCTGCGCACCTTCCATCGGCTGGAGGCCCGCGGCGAAATCCGTGGCGGGCGTTTTGTCAGCGGCCTGGCCGGCGAGCAGTTCGCCCTGCCCGAGGCCATCGCCCTGTTGCGCGAGGTTCGCCGACGCCCGCTGGACGGCAGCCTGATCGCGGTGTGTGGCGTCGACCCGCTGAACCTCGCCGGCACCCTGCTGCCCGGGCCGAAGGTCCCGGCCCTGGCCGGCAACCGGCTGGTGTACCGCGACGGCCTGCCCGCGGCCGCCGAGATCGCCGGCAAACAGCATTTCTGGCTGGACCTCGAGCCGCAGGCCAGCCTTGAGTTGCGGACCCGGTTGATTCGCCACTGACATTGGGCCGCGGGCTGCCTGGGGCATCGCGCCGGCCTTATCGCGAGCAAGCTTCTCGCCTACAGAAGCCTGCCGTCATTCGATATTTGCCCACTGGTCAAATATCAAATACCGAAACCGCTATTTTTCCGCACGAGTCGAATCCGGACACTGCGCTCCATTATCGAATCCACCGGAGTTGCAGCCATGCCCATTGCCTTGCTCGCGCTGACCCTGAGCGCCTTCGCCATCGGGACGACTGAGTTCGTCATCGTTGGTCTGTTACCCACCATCGGCGCCGACCTCGGCGTCAGCCTGCCGTCCGCCGGGCTGCTGGTCAGCCTGTACGCCCTGGGTGTCGCCGTCGGCGCGCCGGTGCTCACCGCGCTGACCGGCAAGGTCCCGCGCAAACTGTTGCTGCTGTCGCTGATGGTGCTGTTCACCCTCGGCAACCTGCTGGCCTGGCAAGCGCCCGGCTATGAATCCCTGGTCCTGGCGCGAATCGTCACCGGCCTGGCCCATGGCGTGTTCTTCTCCATCGGCTCGACCATCGCCACCAGCCTGGTGCCCAAGGAGAAAGCCGCCAGCGCGATTGCCATCATGTTCACCGGCCTGACCGTGGCCCTGGTCACCGGCGTGCCGCTGGGGACCTTTATCGGCCAGCATTTCGGCTGGCGCGAAACCTTCCTCGTCGTGTCCGCGCTGGGGGTGTTCGCCTTTATCGGCAGCTTGATCTACGTGCCGAAAAACATCGCCCACAGCAAACCGGCGTCCTTGCTGCAACAACTGCAAGTGCTGAAACAACCACGCCTGCTGCTGGTGTACGCCATGACCGCGGTGGGCTACGGCGGCTCGTTCATCGCCTTCACCTTCCTCGCGCCGATTCTCCAGGACATTTCCGGCTTCAGCGCCAGCACCGTCAGCCTGGTGCTGCTGGTCTACGGCATCTCGGTCGCCGTGGGCAACATCTGGGGCGGCAAGCTGGCGGACAAGCGCGGCCCGATCAGCGCCCTGAAGATCATCTTCGCCCTGCTGGCCGGCGTGCTGTTCCTGCTCACCTTCACCGCTGGCAACCCTTGGCTGGCACTGGCCACCGTGCTGGTGTGGGGCGCCGTGGCCTTCGGCAACGTACCGGGCCTGCAGGTCTACGTGGTGCGCCAGGCCGAACACCACACCCCGCA harbors:
- a CDS encoding MFS transporter, which codes for MPIALLALTLSAFAIGTTEFVIVGLLPTIGADLGVSLPSAGLLVSLYALGVAVGAPVLTALTGKVPRKLLLLSLMVLFTLGNLLAWQAPGYESLVLARIVTGLAHGVFFSIGSTIATSLVPKEKAASAIAIMFTGLTVALVTGVPLGTFIGQHFGWRETFLVVSALGVFAFIGSLIYVPKNIAHSKPASLLQQLQVLKQPRLLLVYAMTAVGYGGSFIAFTFLAPILQDISGFSASTVSLVLLVYGISVAVGNIWGGKLADKRGPISALKIIFALLAGVLFLLTFTAGNPWLALATVLVWGAVAFGNVPGLQVYVVRQAEHHTPQAVDVASGLNIAAFNLGIAGGAWGGGLIVAHLGLIHTAWIGGLVVLGALALTAWSGRLDRLGPVYAAPAEGSSRVVVGH